A section of the Streptomyces sp. V3I8 genome encodes:
- a CDS encoding multidrug efflux SMR transporter — protein sequence MAWLLVVVAGFLETGFAVCLKLSHGFTRLWPTVAFCVFALGSFGLLTLSLKKLDVGPAYAVWTGIGAAGTAIYGMVFLDDLVSTLKIVSISFVIMGVIGLQLSGSAH from the coding sequence ATGGCGTGGCTGCTGGTCGTCGTGGCGGGTTTCCTGGAGACGGGCTTCGCCGTCTGCCTCAAGCTCTCCCACGGCTTCACGAGACTCTGGCCGACGGTCGCCTTCTGCGTCTTCGCGCTGGGCAGCTTCGGCCTGCTCACCCTGTCCCTGAAGAAGCTCGACGTGGGCCCCGCCTACGCGGTGTGGACGGGCATCGGCGCGGCGGGCACCGCCATCTACGGCATGGTCTTCCTCGACGACCTGGTGTCCACGCTGAAGATCGTCTCGATCTCGTTCGTGATCATGGGAGTCATCGGCCTGCAGCTGTCGGGCTCGGCGCACTGA
- a CDS encoding TetR/AcrR family transcriptional regulator: protein MPAARESLLDAAYTALGRRPWAAVRMVDVAAVAGVSRQTLYNEFGSKEGLARALVRREADAYLAGVERALVSRPEPRERLAAAAEWTTSAARGNALVRAMLTGCWGERLPSPTLSAVPSSSSVPAQRRADGPLPSPGDFVALVRDRAVASLAASGGPRSEAAELARACELAVRLGVSCVLAPAGEGDTAGLVRDALATVRSVV, encoded by the coding sequence ATGCCTGCAGCGCGGGAATCCCTGCTGGACGCCGCCTACACGGCGCTCGGACGCCGCCCGTGGGCCGCCGTGCGGATGGTCGACGTCGCCGCCGTCGCCGGGGTGTCCCGGCAGACCCTCTACAACGAGTTCGGGAGCAAGGAGGGCCTCGCCCGGGCCCTCGTCCGCCGGGAGGCCGACGCCTACCTCGCCGGGGTGGAACGGGCCCTGGTGAGCCGCCCGGAGCCCCGGGAACGGCTCGCCGCGGCCGCCGAGTGGACGACGTCCGCGGCACGCGGGAACGCGCTGGTGCGGGCGATGCTCACGGGGTGCTGGGGGGAGCGGCTGCCCTCGCCGACCCTGTCCGCCGTGCCGTCGTCCTCGTCCGTGCCGGCGCAGCGGCGGGCCGACGGGCCGCTGCCCTCACCCGGTGACTTCGTGGCGCTGGTGCGCGACCGGGCCGTCGCCTCACTGGCCGCCTCCGGAGGGCCCAGGTCCGAGGCGGCGGAGCTGGCCAGGGCCTGCGAACTGGCGGTGCGGCTGGGGGTCTCGTGCGTGCTGGCCCCGGCGGGGGAGGGAGACACGGCGGGGCTGGTCAGGGACGCGCTGGCCACCGTGCGGTCCGTGGTCTGA
- the hisN gene encoding histidinol-phosphatase, which translates to MPDYRDDLRLAHVLADAADAATMDRFKALDLKVETKPDMTPVSEADKAAEELIRGHLGRARPRDAILGEEYGVEGTGPRRWVIDPIDGTKNYVRGVPVWATLIALMEAGEGGFQPVVGVVSAPALARRWWAAKGHGAFSGRSLSSATRLKVSEVSRMQDASFAYSSLGGWEERSLLDGFLDLTREVWRTRAYGDFWPYMMVAEGSVDICAEPELSLWDMAATAIVVTEAGGSFTGLDGRPGPHSGNAAASNGILHDELLGYLNQRY; encoded by the coding sequence ATGCCCGACTATCGCGATGACCTGCGCCTCGCCCACGTCCTGGCGGACGCCGCCGACGCCGCGACGATGGACCGGTTCAAGGCGCTCGACCTCAAGGTCGAGACCAAGCCGGACATGACCCCGGTGAGCGAGGCCGACAAGGCCGCCGAGGAGCTGATCCGCGGCCATCTCGGACGGGCCCGGCCGCGCGACGCGATCCTCGGCGAGGAGTACGGGGTCGAGGGCACGGGCCCCCGGCGCTGGGTGATCGACCCGATCGACGGCACCAAGAACTACGTACGCGGCGTCCCCGTCTGGGCCACCCTGATCGCGCTGATGGAGGCGGGCGAGGGCGGTTTCCAGCCGGTCGTCGGCGTGGTCTCCGCCCCCGCCCTGGCCCGCCGCTGGTGGGCGGCGAAGGGGCACGGCGCGTTCAGCGGCCGCAGCCTGTCGTCCGCGACCCGGCTGAAGGTCTCCGAGGTCTCCCGCATGCAGGACGCCTCGTTCGCGTACTCCTCGCTGGGCGGCTGGGAGGAGCGCAGCCTGCTGGACGGGTTCCTGGACCTGACCCGCGAGGTGTGGCGTACGCGCGCGTACGGTGACTTCTGGCCGTACATGATGGTCGCCGAGGGCTCGGTCGACATCTGCGCGGAGCCCGAGCTGTCGCTGTGGGACATGGCGGCGACCGCGATCGTGGTGACCGAGGCGGGCGGTTCCTTCACGGGCCTCGACGGCCGGCCGGGTCCGCACAGCGGCAACGCGGCGGCGTCGAACGGCATCCTGCACGACGAGTTGCTGGGGTACTTGAACCAGCGTTACTGA
- a CDS encoding cyclic nucleotide-binding/CBS domain-containing protein: MLVRDAMSTVVLTIGPAHTLRKAAALMSVRRVGAAVVLDPDGIGIGILTERDILNSVGLGQNPDTERVQAHTTTDVVFAAPTWTLEEAAQAMAHGGFRHLIVLDRGEPAGIVSVRDIIRCWAPLRQPAPA, from the coding sequence ATGCTCGTCCGTGACGCCATGAGCACGGTGGTCCTCACCATCGGCCCCGCCCACACCCTCCGCAAGGCCGCCGCGCTGATGTCCGTGCGCCGCGTCGGCGCAGCCGTGGTCCTCGATCCCGACGGCATCGGCATCGGCATCCTCACCGAGCGCGACATCCTCAACTCCGTCGGCCTGGGCCAGAACCCGGACACCGAACGGGTACAGGCCCACACGACCACCGACGTGGTGTTCGCCGCCCCGACCTGGACCCTCGAGGAGGCCGCGCAGGCCATGGCGCACGGCGGCTTCCGTCACCTCATCGTTCTCGACCGCGGCGAGCCGGCCGGCATCGTCTCGGTCCGCGACATCATCCGCTGCTGGGCCCCGCTGCGGCAGCCCGCCCCGGCCTGA
- a CDS encoding catalase, whose amino-acid sequence MTQEAYVTQGPLTTEAGAPVADNQNSETAGVGGPVLVQDQLLLEKLAHFNRERIPERVVHARGAGAYGTFTLTRDVSQWTRARFLSEVGKQTETFLRFSTVAGNLGSADAVRDPRGWALKFYTEDGNYDLVGNNTPVFFIKDAIKFPDFIHTQKRDPYTGSQEADNVWDFWGLSPESTHQVTWLFGDRGIPASYRHMDGFGSHTYQWNNEAGEVFWVKYHFKTDQGIKNLTTEEAVNVSGLDPDSHQRDLRESIERGDFPSWTVQVQIMLAAEAATYRFNPFDLTKVWPHADYPPIEIGKLELNRNPENVFAEVEQSIFSPAHFVPGIGPSPDKMLQGRLFAYGDAHRYRVGINADHLPVNRPHATEARTHSRDGFLYDGRHKGAKNYEPNSFGGPFQTDRPLWQSTSVAGVTGNSEAAVHAEDDDFVQAGNLYRLMSEDEKERLVGNLAGFIAKVSRDDIAERAIGNFRRADADFGKRLEAAVQELRG is encoded by the coding sequence ATGACGCAGGAGGCGTACGTGACGCAGGGACCGCTTACGACGGAGGCCGGCGCGCCGGTGGCCGACAACCAGAACAGCGAGACCGCGGGCGTCGGCGGCCCGGTCCTCGTCCAGGACCAGCTCCTGCTCGAGAAGCTCGCCCACTTCAACCGTGAGCGCATCCCGGAGCGTGTCGTGCACGCCCGCGGCGCCGGTGCCTACGGCACGTTCACGCTGACCCGTGACGTCTCGCAGTGGACGCGTGCCAGGTTCCTCTCCGAGGTCGGCAAGCAGACCGAGACCTTCCTGCGCTTCTCCACGGTGGCGGGCAACCTCGGTTCGGCCGACGCGGTGCGTGACCCGCGCGGCTGGGCGCTGAAGTTCTACACCGAGGACGGCAACTACGACCTCGTCGGCAACAACACCCCGGTGTTCTTCATCAAGGACGCCATCAAGTTCCCCGACTTCATCCACACGCAGAAGCGCGACCCGTACACGGGCTCGCAGGAAGCCGACAACGTGTGGGACTTCTGGGGGCTGTCGCCCGAGTCCACCCACCAGGTGACCTGGCTCTTCGGTGACCGCGGCATCCCCGCCTCGTACCGCCACATGGATGGCTTCGGCTCGCACACCTACCAGTGGAACAACGAGGCCGGCGAGGTCTTCTGGGTCAAGTACCACTTCAAGACCGACCAGGGCATCAAGAACCTGACGACCGAGGAGGCCGTGAACGTCTCCGGTCTCGACCCCGACTCGCACCAGCGCGACCTGCGCGAGTCGATCGAGCGCGGCGACTTCCCGTCCTGGACCGTGCAGGTGCAGATCATGCTGGCGGCCGAGGCGGCGACCTACCGCTTCAACCCGTTCGACCTCACCAAGGTGTGGCCGCACGCGGACTACCCGCCGATCGAGATCGGCAAGCTGGAGCTCAACCGCAACCCGGAGAACGTCTTCGCCGAGGTCGAGCAGAGCATCTTCAGCCCCGCGCACTTCGTGCCGGGCATCGGCCCCTCGCCCGACAAGATGCTGCAGGGCCGCCTCTTCGCGTACGGTGACGCCCACCGCTACCGCGTCGGCATCAACGCCGACCACCTGCCGGTGAACCGTCCGCACGCCACCGAGGCGCGTACGCACTCCCGTGACGGCTTCCTGTACGACGGCCGCCACAAGGGTGCGAAGAACTACGAGCCGAACAGCTTCGGCGGCCCGTTCCAGACGGACCGTCCGCTGTGGCAGTCCACCTCCGTCGCCGGGGTCACCGGCAACAGCGAGGCGGCGGTCCACGCCGAGGACGACGACTTCGTGCAGGCCGGGAACCTCTACCGGCTGATGTCCGAGGACGAGAAGGAGCGGTTGGTCGGCAATCTGGCGGGCTTCATCGCCAAGGTCTCGCGCGACGACATCGCCGAGCGCGCGATCGGCAACTTCCGTCGGGCCGACGCGGACTTCGGCAAGCGGCTGGAAGCCGCGGTCCAGGAACTGCGCGGCTGA